From a single Botrytis cinerea B05.10 chromosome 4, complete sequence genomic region:
- the Bcmet6 gene encoding Bcmet6, translating into MVQSSVLGFPRMGALRDLKKATEAYWGQKISQADLLAEAKRLRLAHWKIQKDAGVDIIPSNDFALYDQVLTHIQDFGATPERYTKHGLDPIDQYFAMGRGHQRDGVDVPSLEMVKWFDSNYHYVKPTLQDNQSFKLTSDPKAVREFKEAKEAGITTRPVLVGPVSFLHLGKPDRGQSVDPIDLLDNLLPVYIELLKQLKAAGAETVQIDEPTLVFDLPSKTKAAFKPTYEKLASLGDEIPKIVFATYFGDIVHNIDALPTDIYAVHVDLVRNPEQLETVISALGSKTILSAGVVDGRNIWKTNLKRAIETVESAIQKLGKDRVIVATSSSLLHTPHTLASEKKLDPEIADWFSFASEKVVEVAIIAKAVTEGPASVSAELEANAKSIQARASSKRTNDPKVKERQSKIVEKDYNRISEFTERIAQQQKALGLPLFPTTTIGSFPQTKEIRIQRNKFTKGEITAEEYEKFIEKEIQDVVKVQEELDLDVYVHGEPERNDMVQYFGERLDGYAFTTHAWVQSYGSRCVRPPIIVGDISRPAPMTVKESKYAVSISKKPMKGMLTGPITCLRWSFPRDDVHQSVQAEQLALALRDEVVDLEAAGVYVIQVDEPALREGLPLRRGKEREAYLDWAVKSFRLSVSGVQDSTQIHSHFCYSEFQDFFHAIAALDADVLSIENSKSDAKLLKVFVDEAYPRHIGPGVYDIHSPRVPSEQEIKDRIEEMLQFLKPEQLWIDPDCGLKTRQWAETKAALTNMVNAAKFYRQKYAKA; encoded by the exons ATGGTTCAATC ATCCGTTCTTGGTTTCCCACGCATGGGAGCTCTCAGAGATCTCAAGAAAGCTACTG AGGCATACTGGGGTCAAAAGATCTCTCAAGCTGATCTCCTCGCTGAGGCAAAGAGACTTCGTCTTGCTCACTGGAAGATCCAAAAGGATGCCGGTGTCGatatcatcccatccaacgACTTTGCTCTCTACGATCAAGTTCTCACTCACATCCAAGACTTTGGT GCTACCCCAGAAAGATATACCAAGCATGGTCTCGACCCAATCGATCAATACTTTGCCATGGGACGTGGTCACCAACGTGATGGCGTCGATGTTCCATCCTTGGAGATGGTAAAGTGGTTCGACTCTAACTACCATTACGTCAAGCCAACTCTTCAAGACAACCAATCTTTCAAGCTCACTTCGGACCCAAAGGCTGTTCGTGAATTCAAGGAGGCCAAGGAGGCTGGTATCACCACCCGCCCAGTCTTGGTTGGTCCAGTTTCTTTCCTCCACCTCGGAAAGCCAGACCGTGGACAATCCGTTGACCCAATTGATCTTTTGGACAACCTTCTCCCAGTTTACATTGAGCTCCTTAAGCAACTTAAGGCTGCTGGTGCCGAGACTGTTCAAATTGATGAGCCAACCCTTGTCTTCGATCTTCCATCCAAGACCAAGGCTGCTTTCAAGCCAACCTACGAGAAGCTCGCCAGCTTAGGTGATGAGATCCCAAAGATTGTCTTCGCCACATACTTCGGTGATATCGTTCACAACATTGATGCTCTCCCAACTGACATCTATGCTGTTCACGTTGATTTGGTCCGCAACCCAGAGCAATTGGAGACTGTCATCTCCGCTTTGGGATCCAAGACCATCTTGTCCGCCGGTGTTGTTGATGGACGTAACATCTGGAAGACCAACCTCAAGCGTGCTATTGAGACTGTTGAGTCTGCCATCCAAAAGCTCGGAAAGGACCGTGTCATTGTTGCcacttcctcctccctcctccacaCCCCACACACTCTTGCAAGCGAGAAGAAGCTTGACCCAGAAATTGCTGATTGGTTCTCTTTCGCTTCCGAGAAGGTTGTTGAAGTTGCCATCATCGCTAAGGCTGTCACTGAAGGACCAGCTTCCGTCAGTGCTGAGCTCGAGGCCAACGCCAAGTCCATTCAAGCTCGTGCTTCCTCCAAGAGAACCAACGACCCCAAGGTCAAGGAACGTCAATCCAAGATTGTCGAGAAGGATTACAACAGAATCTCTGAATTCACCGAACGTATTGCTCAACAACAAAAGGCTTTGGgtcttcccctcttcccaaccaccaccatcgGTTCTTTCCCACAAACCAAGGAGATCCGTATCCAACGTAACAAGTTCACCAAGGGTGAAATCACTGCTGAGGAATACGAGAAATTCATTGAGAAGGAGATTCAAGATGTTGTCAAGGTTCAAGAAGAACTTGACCTTGATGTCTACGTTCACGGTGAGCCAGAACGTAACGACATGGTTCAATACTTCGGTGAACGTCTCGATGGTTATGCCTTCACTACCCACGCATGGGTTCAATCATATGGTTCCCGTTGTGTTCGTCCTCCTATCATCGTTGGTGACATCTCCCGTCCAGCACCAATGACTGTTAAGGAGTCCAAATACGCtgtctccatctccaagaaGCCAATGAAGGGTATGTTGACTGGTCCAATCACCTGTTTGAGATGGTCTTTCCCTCGTGATGATGTTCATCAATCCGTCCAAGCTGAGCAACTTGCTTTGGCTCTCCGTGATGAGGTTGTTGATCTCGAGGCTGCTGGTGTCTACGTCATTCAAGTCGATGAGCCAGCTCTCCGTGAGGGTCTTCCTCTCCGTCGTGGAAAGGAGCGTGAGGCTTACCTTGACTGGGCTGTTAAGTCTTTCAGACTTTCCGTCTCTGGTGTTCAAGATTCCACTCAAATCCACTCTCACTTCTGTTACTCTGAGTTCCAGGATTTCTTCCACGCCATTGCTGCTCTTGATGCTGATGTTCTCTCCATTGAGAACTCCAAGTCTGACGCTAAGCTCCTCAAGGTCTTTGTTGACGAGGCTTACCCACGTCACATTGGTCCAGGTGTTTATGACATTCACTCTCCTCGTGTTCCATCCGAGCAAGAGATCAAGGACAGAATTGAGGAGATGTTGCAATTCCTCAAGCCAGAGCAACTTTGGATCGATCCTGATTGTGGTCTTAAGACTCGTCAATGGGCTGAGACTAAGGCTGCTTTGACCAACATGGTCAACGCTGCCAAGTTTTACCGTCAAAAGTATGCCAAGGcataa